A stretch of Rhea pennata isolate bPtePen1 unplaced genomic scaffold, bPtePen1.pri scaffold_32, whole genome shotgun sequence DNA encodes these proteins:
- the LOC134154615 gene encoding olfactory receptor 14C36-like: MSNSSSLTEFLLRVYADTQELQLLHFSFFLGIYLAANLGNSLIITAIACNHRLHTPMYFFLLNLALLDLGSISTTVPKSMANSLWNTRAISYSGCAAQVFLVVFLFSAEYSLLTVMAYDRYLAICKPLYYGTIMDSRACVRMAAAEWASGFLNALLHTGNTFSLPLCQHNRVDQFFCEISQILKLSCSDSYFRGVGFLGISGCLVFGCFVFIVLSYVQIFTAVLRIPSEQGRHKAFSMCLPHLAVVSLFVSTVMFAYLKPPSISSPVLDLVLAVLYSVVPPTLNPLIYSMRNKELQEAVR, translated from the coding sequence atgtccaacagcagtTCCCTCACTGAGTTCCTCCTCCGGGTGTATGCTGACacacaggagctgcagctcttgcacttctccttcttcctgggcatctacctggctgccaACCTGGGCAAcagcctcatcatcacagccataGCCTGCAACCACCGCCTCCatacccccatgtacttcttcctcctcaaccttGCCCTCCtcgaccttggctccatctccaccactgtccccaaatccatggccaattccctctggaacaccagggccatttcctactcaggatgtgctgcccaggtcttcctggttgtcttcttgttttcagcagagtattctctcctcactgtcatggcctatgaccgctaccttgccatctgcaaaccccTGTACTATGGCACaatcatggacagcagagcttgtgtcagaatggcagcTGCTGAATGGGCCAGTGGGTTTctcaatgctctcctgcacactgggAACACATTTTCACTACCGCTCTGCCAACACAACAgagtggaccagttcttctgtgaaatttcccagatcctcaagctctcctgctctgactcCTACTTCAGGGGAGTTGGGTTTCTTGGGATTAGCGGCTGTTTAGTGTTTGGATGTTTcgttttcattgtgctgtcctacgtgcagatcttcactgctgtgctgaggatcccctctgagcagggccggcaCAAAGCCTTCTCCATGTGCCTCCCGCACCTGGCCGTGGTCTCTCTGTTTGTCAGTACTGTCAtgtttgcctacctgaagccacCTTCTATCTCCTCCCCAGTTCTGGATCTGGTactggctgttctgtactcagtggtgcctccaacactgaaccccctcatctacagcatgaggaacaaggagctccaggaggcagtgagg